In Desulfonatronum thiosulfatophilum, a genomic segment contains:
- the secA gene encoding preprotein translocase subunit SecA gives MFQFIIKKVIGSKNERYIKKLNPLVTKINGHEEQMRALRDDDFPVKIREWKEQVANGRLLDDLLPETFALVREASWRALQMRHFDAQLIGGVVLHHGKIAEMKTGEGKTLAATLPVVLNALAGKGVHVVTVNDYLARRDSEWMGQIYRFLGLDVGVILHGLTDPERQASYNADVTYGTNNEFGFDYLRDNMKFHIQHLVQRDLFFAIVDEVDSILIDEARTPLIISGPAEDSTGLYVQINALIPKLQKERDFTVDEKVRAILLTEEGVGRCEELLGLENLYDPKNIRFQHHILQALKAHHIFKRDVDYIVNEGQVVIVDEFTGRTMPGRRYSDGLHQALEAKEFVKIQAENQTLASITFQNYFRMYDKLAGMTGTADTEAVEFKEIYNLDVSAVPTHRPMVREDHPDMIYKSQDDKYKAIAQDIHDLHVKGQPVLVGTVSIEKSEIVSKLLKRHDVPHSVLNAKNHEKEAEIVASAGHRGQVTIATNMAGRGTDIVLGEGVVDLGGLHIIGTERHESRRIDNQLRGRSGRQGDPGSSRFYLALDDDLLRLFGSDKIAGLMGRLGLEEGEAIENRMVSRAIENAQRKVEAHNFEIRKQLLDFDNVMNQQREVIYTQRREIMANKELEEMVEAFVEDLVEDIYTPLKSKEPDEEARQEVRGRLGEVFGLGRVHPLPDDKLPNEDGAVEQVNAVLERLKADAGHHYQEILRYFLLDSLDRDWKEHLLNMDGLREGIGLRGYGQKDPKQEYKREGFELFQTMLHLIKEHTLRNLCHLKLNIVREEQFQHEEKPQRLQYSGAEKEAAPAKQPVRRDQPKVGRNDPCPCGSGRKHKKCCGAAG, from the coding sequence ATGTTTCAATTTATCATTAAAAAAGTCATTGGTTCAAAAAACGAACGGTACATAAAAAAGCTCAATCCATTGGTGACCAAGATCAATGGCCATGAAGAGCAGATGCGGGCGCTGCGCGACGACGACTTTCCGGTCAAGATCCGGGAATGGAAAGAACAGGTGGCCAATGGGCGGTTGCTGGACGACCTTTTGCCGGAGACGTTCGCCCTGGTCCGTGAAGCCTCCTGGCGGGCTCTTCAGATGCGCCACTTCGACGCCCAGTTGATCGGCGGAGTTGTTCTCCACCATGGCAAGATTGCCGAAATGAAGACTGGTGAAGGAAAGACGCTGGCCGCGACCTTGCCGGTGGTGCTCAATGCCCTGGCCGGCAAAGGCGTCCATGTGGTCACGGTGAACGACTACCTGGCCCGACGCGACTCGGAATGGATGGGGCAGATTTATCGCTTTCTCGGTCTTGATGTAGGTGTCATCCTGCACGGATTGACCGACCCGGAACGACAGGCATCTTACAATGCCGACGTTACCTACGGGACCAACAACGAGTTCGGCTTCGACTATCTCCGCGACAACATGAAATTCCACATTCAGCATCTGGTGCAGCGGGACCTGTTCTTTGCCATTGTGGACGAAGTGGACTCCATACTGATCGACGAGGCGCGGACCCCGCTGATCATTTCCGGACCGGCCGAGGATTCCACCGGCCTGTACGTGCAGATCAACGCCCTGATCCCCAAGCTGCAAAAGGAGCGGGATTTCACGGTGGACGAGAAAGTGCGCGCCATTCTGCTCACGGAAGAAGGCGTGGGGCGATGTGAGGAATTGCTCGGTCTGGAAAATCTTTACGATCCCAAGAATATCCGTTTTCAGCACCATATTTTGCAGGCGCTCAAGGCCCATCATATTTTCAAACGCGACGTGGATTACATTGTCAATGAAGGGCAGGTGGTCATTGTCGATGAGTTCACAGGACGGACAATGCCTGGACGCCGGTACAGCGACGGCCTGCACCAGGCTTTGGAAGCCAAGGAGTTCGTCAAGATTCAGGCCGAAAACCAGACCTTGGCTTCCATCACCTTTCAGAACTATTTCCGGATGTACGACAAGCTGGCAGGCATGACCGGCACCGCGGATACGGAAGCCGTGGAGTTCAAGGAAATCTACAACCTGGACGTATCCGCCGTTCCCACCCACAGACCCATGGTCCGGGAAGATCACCCGGACATGATCTACAAGAGCCAGGACGACAAATACAAGGCCATCGCCCAGGATATTCACGACCTGCACGTCAAAGGGCAGCCGGTGCTTGTCGGGACCGTGTCCATCGAGAAATCGGAAATTGTCTCCAAGCTGCTCAAGCGCCACGACGTGCCGCACTCCGTGCTCAACGCCAAAAATCACGAGAAGGAGGCAGAGATCGTGGCCTCAGCCGGCCACCGCGGCCAGGTGACCATTGCCACGAACATGGCCGGCCGCGGCACGGACATCGTGCTCGGCGAGGGCGTGGTTGATCTTGGCGGTCTGCATATTATCGGCACGGAGCGCCACGAAAGCCGGCGCATCGACAACCAATTACGCGGCCGCAGCGGCCGGCAGGGCGATCCGGGCAGTTCACGGTTCTACCTGGCGCTGGACGACGATCTGTTGCGCTTGTTCGGCTCGGACAAGATTGCCGGACTGATGGGCAGGCTGGGACTCGAGGAAGGCGAGGCCATCGAAAACCGCATGGTTTCCAGGGCCATCGAGAACGCGCAGCGCAAGGTGGAAGCGCACAACTTCGAAATCCGCAAACAGCTTCTGGACTTCGACAACGTGATGAACCAGCAGCGCGAAGTCATTTACACCCAGCGCCGGGAGATCATGGCCAACAAGGAACTCGAAGAAATGGTCGAGGCCTTTGTGGAAGATCTGGTCGAAGACATCTACACGCCCCTCAAGAGCAAGGAACCGGACGAAGAGGCCCGACAGGAAGTCCGCGGCCGGCTGGGAGAGGTGTTCGGTTTGGGACGGGTCCATCCCCTGCCGGACGACAAGCTTCCGAACGAGGATGGGGCCGTGGAGCAGGTCAATGCCGTCCTGGAGCGCCTCAAGGCGGATGCCGGGCATCATTATCAGGAAATTCTCCGATACTTCCTGCTGGACAGCCTGGACCGGGACTGGAAGGAGCATCTGCTGAACATGGACGGCCTGCGCGAGGGCATCGGGCTGCGCGGTTACGGGCAGAAGGATCCCAAGCAGGAATACAAGCGCGAAGGGTTTGAGCTGTTTCAGACCATGCTGCACCTGATCAAGGAACACACCCTGCGCAATCTCTGCCATCTCAAGCTGAACATCGTCCGGGAGGAGCAGTTCCAGCACGAGGAAAAACCGCAACGGCTGCAATACTCCGGAGCCGAAAAAGAGGCCGCCCCCGCCAAACAGCCGGTGCGCCGGGATCAACCCAAGGTCGGCCGCAACGATCCCTGCCCCTGCGGCAGCGGTCGGAAGCATAAAAAATGTTGCGGTGCCGCAGGGTAG
- a CDS encoding (Fe-S)-binding protein — MDRDRDCILCGKCLEACPLFKATGREELSPRGKSFLIQEALEERNLGNPAAARKLLGLCLGCGRCADVCPQGRNLPETLRRIKAGHPGWQAWVWRAWINNAKHVWPWLGGCAKLLPGRSTAGSLPSVVHALASRPQMEMFRRSAGDGFLPSPAVLFPGCMARYAKPWWIQAAGRIMGSAGQGLEDFPDWNCCGFTLGQAGLSGLRSDACVKNVELWRNLGRPLLLTICATCTTALRNYEKKADLFSDEDERRTWAKAVQPLSRYLNPHDFRPLTDACLTYHRPCHAPNPDPDEAFLRDLFGPRFIAGAQGACCGMGGVMRLSAPELSTQVATQCWDALQPQALGHVVSGCSGCVLQLSATAPPKTDVSHWLELMRM; from the coding sequence ATGGATAGGGACCGGGATTGCATTCTTTGCGGAAAATGCCTGGAGGCGTGTCCGCTGTTCAAGGCGACCGGACGGGAGGAATTGAGTCCTCGCGGAAAGTCGTTTCTGATCCAGGAAGCGCTGGAAGAGCGGAACCTGGGCAATCCCGCCGCGGCCCGCAAGCTGTTGGGGCTGTGCCTGGGCTGTGGAAGGTGTGCCGATGTTTGTCCACAGGGGCGAAATCTACCTGAAACATTGCGGCGGATCAAAGCCGGGCATCCTGGGTGGCAGGCCTGGGTCTGGCGAGCCTGGATCAACAATGCCAAACATGTTTGGCCGTGGCTGGGCGGATGTGCGAAACTGCTTCCCGGCCGGTCGACCGCCGGCTCCCTGCCTTCGGTGGTGCACGCTCTGGCCTCTCGTCCACAGATGGAAATGTTCCGGAGAAGTGCGGGAGATGGTTTCTTGCCGAGTCCCGCGGTTCTTTTTCCAGGCTGCATGGCCCGCTATGCCAAACCTTGGTGGATTCAGGCCGCGGGACGGATCATGGGCTCGGCGGGACAGGGGCTGGAGGATTTTCCGGATTGGAATTGTTGCGGTTTTACCCTGGGTCAGGCAGGATTATCGGGTTTGCGGTCAGATGCGTGCGTTAAAAATGTAGAGCTGTGGCGCAACTTGGGTCGCCCGTTGCTGCTGACCATCTGCGCCACGTGCACCACGGCATTGCGGAATTACGAAAAAAAAGCCGATTTGTTCTCGGATGAAGACGAACGGCGGACCTGGGCCAAGGCCGTGCAGCCATTGAGCCGTTACCTGAATCCGCACGATTTTCGTCCGCTGACGGACGCTTGTTTGACGTATCATCGACCATGCCACGCTCCAAATCCAGATCCGGATGAAGCCTTTTTGCGGGATCTTTTCGGGCCTCGTTTCATCGCCGGTGCACAGGGCGCCTGTTGCGGCATGGGAGGAGTGATGCGGCTCAGTGCTCCGGAGCTGTCCACTCAGGTTGCAACGCAGTGCTGGGACGCTTTGCAGCCTCAGGCCTTGGGGCACGTGGTTTCCGGCTGCAGCGGATGCGTCCTGCAACTCTCGGCAACGGCGCCGCCGAAAACGGATGTGTCCCACTGGTTGGAGCTTATGCGCATGTGA
- a CDS encoding FAD-binding oxidoreductase — MPSSSLTTSQRTVLQGIFPGDDYLDTPEAACIYGTDASRRFSLPWAVVRPRTVDQVRELMAWAHREEVPLFPRARGTNVVGGCVPQGGGVVVSCLAMNRTLEIQEEDFTAEVEPGLITAAFQADLQARGLYYPPDPASVRFSTLGGNVSTCAGGMRALKYGVTRDYVLGIEAVLPGGEMIHTGSRTHKNVVGLDLTRLLVGSAGTLAFFTKLTLKLLPLPPAQATLMAGFKSLADALAAAQAVFQAGIVPVAMELMPVDVLDCVAKIATPPWSDSTKAVLLLKCDGRPEGLREELRLVRLALESKSPQFIEVGRDGDAEERLWEFRRLINPASFRLGKDKISEDVTLPRSKVVEGILGIREIGRSHGLPILTFGHLGDGNIHTNIMFDAELEEQRRHADLARDEVLNLVLRLGGVLSGEHGLGLTKRSYLERQVGPVERGLFALIKRAFDPKGIMNPGKAY, encoded by the coding sequence ATGCCTTCCTCCAGCCTGACAACCAGTCAACGCACCGTTCTCCAGGGCATCTTTCCAGGAGACGACTATCTGGACACGCCGGAAGCCGCCTGTATTTACGGCACGGATGCCAGTCGCAGGTTTTCTTTGCCCTGGGCCGTGGTGCGTCCACGAACCGTGGATCAGGTGCGGGAATTGATGGCTTGGGCGCATCGTGAGGAGGTTCCTCTGTTTCCCCGTGCTCGGGGAACCAACGTGGTGGGTGGTTGCGTCCCCCAGGGCGGGGGGGTGGTGGTTTCCTGTCTGGCCATGAACCGGACCCTGGAGATTCAGGAGGAGGATTTCACGGCGGAGGTCGAGCCCGGATTGATCACCGCCGCTTTCCAGGCGGACCTGCAAGCCCGCGGTTTGTATTACCCTCCTGATCCGGCCAGCGTCCGTTTCTCCACCCTTGGCGGCAATGTGTCCACCTGCGCCGGCGGAATGCGTGCTCTGAAATACGGTGTGACCAGGGATTATGTCCTGGGCATTGAGGCCGTGCTCCCCGGCGGGGAGATGATCCATACCGGCTCCAGAACCCACAAGAACGTGGTCGGCTTGGACCTGACCCGACTGCTGGTGGGATCGGCCGGTACCCTGGCTTTTTTCACCAAGCTGACGCTCAAGCTGTTGCCGCTGCCTCCGGCCCAGGCGACGTTGATGGCTGGATTCAAATCCCTGGCTGATGCCCTGGCTGCCGCTCAGGCGGTGTTTCAGGCCGGAATCGTACCCGTGGCCATGGAATTGATGCCGGTGGATGTTCTGGACTGCGTCGCGAAAATCGCAACGCCGCCCTGGAGCGATTCAACCAAGGCGGTACTGCTGCTCAAGTGCGACGGACGCCCGGAAGGTTTGCGGGAAGAACTGCGTCTGGTGCGCCTGGCCTTGGAAAGCAAGAGCCCGCAATTTATCGAAGTGGGCAGGGATGGGGATGCGGAGGAACGTCTTTGGGAGTTTCGGCGGTTGATCAACCCGGCTTCGTTTCGACTGGGCAAGGACAAGATCAGCGAGGACGTCACCCTGCCGCGGAGCAAGGTCGTCGAAGGCATCCTGGGCATCCGCGAGATCGGACGCAGCCACGGCCTGCCTATTTTGACCTTCGGGCATCTTGGAGACGGCAATATCCACACCAATATCATGTTCGACGCGGAGCTCGAAGAGCAACGCCGTCATGCGGACCTTGCCCGGGATGAAGTTTTGAATCTCGTACTTCGTCTTGGCGGAGTCCTGTCCGGAGAGCATGGCCTGGGACTGACCAAACGAAGTTATCTCGAACGTCAGGTCGGCCCGGTGGAACGCGGATTGTTCGCCTTGATCAAAAGGGCGTTCGATCCCAAGGGGATCATGAATCCGGGGAAGGCGTATTGA
- the smpB gene encoding SsrA-binding protein SmpB, with product MKPEGTRLIASNKKARHEYEILDTLEAGLALMGSEVKSLRDGKVSFKDGYVRFTSGEAVLVGVHIAPYAHAVHTGHEPERPRKLLLHRHQIDAWSAKIGQKGLTVVPLKMYWKAGRAKIEIGLAKGKKYHDKREDLKSRAIERDLARER from the coding sequence ATGAAACCGGAAGGAACCCGCCTGATCGCCTCCAATAAAAAGGCGCGGCATGAATACGAGATCCTGGACACCCTGGAAGCCGGTTTGGCGCTGATGGGGTCGGAAGTGAAGTCGCTGCGGGACGGGAAGGTCAGCTTTAAGGACGGGTATGTTCGATTTACAAGCGGAGAAGCCGTTCTGGTGGGAGTGCACATCGCCCCCTATGCCCATGCGGTGCACACCGGCCATGAGCCGGAAAGACCTCGTAAGCTCCTCCTGCATCGCCACCAGATCGATGCCTGGAGCGCCAAGATCGGTCAGAAAGGCCTGACCGTGGTCCCCCTGAAGATGTACTGGAAGGCTGGCAGGGCCAAGATCGAGATCGGTCTGGCAAAGGGCAAGAAATATCATGACAAGCGCGAAGATCTCAAAAGCCGCGCCATTGAACGCGACTTGGCTCGGGAGAGATGA
- the ptsP gene encoding phosphoenolpyruvate--protein phosphotransferase produces MARQVLQGIPVSTGVALGKAFFLNRGRSRNIPRHNIPDRDVSSEIQRVEQAFAQALAELEDIQLRVPAELLEHARIIDSHIMMLQDPKLLESSKDYIQRMHLNAEWGLEKAVADIEAVFHSIEDSYIRERIQDVRLVAGRVQQHLLGESGNNLHSITTRIILLAHDLSPADTVELEVGKIMAFATVTGGKTSHTGILARAMQIPAIVGVADLEETIRDGEVIIIDGLQGRIIIDPDEEELAGFTDLKYQFEQYQAGINRSSHLPAETIDGYRVKVFANIELLEEVSSVLGNGGEGVGLYRTEYSYLNRVKLPDEEQLLEEYQDLASIMFPGKVVLRTLDVGADKFMHHFGGLDEANPALGLRGVRFCLHHADLFRVQLRAILRASLHENISLMFPMVSGLGELRQIKAVFNSVQMELKKQGLKYNPEMPVGMMIELPSAMITADILATEVDFFSIGTNDLIQYSLGIDRTNSYVSYLYQPLHPALVRMIKYVVDAGHRAGIEVSICGEMAADPYCIPVLMGMHVDCLSMNPQAMPVIKHIVRQATMEECKTLLKEVLASKTVGRNNKLVKDSIFRRHPNELMFYSSLLDEGY; encoded by the coding sequence GTGGCAAGGCAAGTTCTCCAGGGGATTCCCGTTTCCACAGGCGTGGCTTTGGGGAAGGCCTTTTTTCTGAATCGCGGCAGATCCCGCAATATTCCGCGCCATAACATTCCGGATCGCGACGTGTCGTCCGAGATCCAACGAGTTGAGCAGGCCTTTGCGCAGGCGCTGGCCGAACTCGAGGACATCCAGTTGCGGGTTCCCGCCGAACTTCTGGAGCATGCCCGGATCATCGACTCGCACATCATGATGCTCCAGGATCCGAAACTGTTGGAGTCCTCCAAGGACTACATCCAAAGGATGCATCTCAACGCGGAATGGGGACTGGAGAAGGCGGTCGCGGACATTGAAGCGGTTTTTCACAGCATCGAGGATTCTTATATTCGCGAGCGGATTCAGGACGTACGCCTCGTGGCCGGCAGGGTTCAGCAGCATCTGCTCGGCGAATCCGGCAACAACCTGCATTCCATCACCACCAGGATCATCCTGCTGGCCCATGATCTGAGTCCCGCTGATACGGTAGAACTGGAAGTGGGCAAGATCATGGCTTTTGCCACGGTCACCGGCGGCAAGACCTCCCATACCGGCATTCTGGCCCGGGCCATGCAAATCCCAGCCATCGTGGGCGTCGCCGATCTCGAGGAAACCATTCGTGACGGCGAGGTCATCATCATTGACGGGTTGCAGGGGCGGATCATCATCGATCCGGATGAGGAAGAACTGGCCGGTTTCACGGACCTGAAATACCAGTTCGAACAATATCAGGCCGGCATCAACCGTTCCAGCCACCTGCCCGCGGAAACCATCGACGGCTACCGGGTCAAAGTATTTGCCAACATCGAGCTTCTGGAAGAGGTCTCCTCGGTGCTGGGCAACGGCGGCGAAGGGGTCGGCTTGTACCGCACCGAGTATTCCTACCTGAACCGGGTCAAATTGCCCGACGAGGAACAGTTGCTGGAGGAATACCAGGATCTGGCCTCGATCATGTTTCCGGGCAAGGTCGTGCTGCGCACCCTGGATGTGGGGGCGGACAAGTTCATGCACCACTTTGGCGGCCTGGATGAAGCCAATCCGGCCCTGGGTTTGCGGGGCGTGCGTTTCTGCCTGCACCATGCGGATCTGTTTCGCGTGCAGTTGCGAGCCATTCTGCGGGCCAGCCTGCACGAGAATATCTCGCTGATGTTCCCCATGGTTTCCGGGCTGGGCGAACTTCGCCAGATCAAGGCCGTTTTCAACAGCGTGCAAATGGAGTTGAAAAAGCAAGGGCTGAAGTACAATCCGGAGATGCCCGTGGGGATGATGATCGAACTGCCTTCGGCCATGATCACCGCGGATATTCTGGCCACGGAAGTGGACTTCTTCAGCATCGGCACCAATGATCTGATCCAGTACAGTCTGGGCATCGACCGGACCAATTCGTACGTCTCGTATCTTTACCAGCCGCTGCACCCGGCCCTGGTGCGGATGATCAAGTATGTCGTGGATGCCGGCCACCGGGCCGGCATCGAAGTGAGCATCTGCGGGGAAATGGCCGCGGATCCGTACTGCATTCCCGTGCTGATGGGCATGCATGTGGACTGCCTGAGCATGAATCCCCAGGCCATGCCCGTAATCAAGCATATTGTGCGACAGGCTACCATGGAAGAATGCAAGACCCTGCTCAAGGAAGTCCTGGCCAGCAAGACCGTGGGCCGGAACAACAAGCTGGTCAAAGACAGCATTTTCCGCCGCCATCCCAATGAACTGATGTTTTACTCCTCCCTGCTGGATGAGGGATATTGA
- a CDS encoding HPr family phosphocarrier protein, whose product METVDFVSRKVFVANEQGLHARPAARLAREAQKYSSRITLLTAEQEVDAKSILDLLTLALGPGCVVELKAQGEDAQAALEQLELLFVNRFEEER is encoded by the coding sequence ATGGAAACTGTTGATTTTGTCAGTCGAAAGGTCTTTGTGGCCAACGAGCAGGGTTTGCATGCCCGCCCTGCTGCCCGCTTAGCCCGAGAGGCCCAGAAATACTCTTCTCGGATCACATTGCTCACCGCGGAACAGGAAGTGGATGCCAAAAGTATTCTTGATCTGCTGACATTGGCCCTTGGGCCCGGATGTGTCGTGGAACTGAAAGCTCAAGGCGAAGATGCTCAGGCTGCTTTGGAGCAGCTTGAGTTGCTGTTTGTGAATCGCTTTGAAGAGGAGCGCTAG
- a CDS encoding PTS system mannose/fructose/sorbose family transporter subunit IID — MTSSEKNPALSFRLMLRTFLRCYLVGANFNTRGMQNVGLAMILEPGLKVIHPDAKELQKARRRSLQHYNTHPFWTPLLAGIFLSLERDISRGILPAPMLQRVKNTTTYTLSALGDSFFGGGVLVFWSLVLVMLLVNGWVVLAWLWLASCFLSLQVFKVMTFIGGFRDGIGFLSRLKRWDLINWGQRIKLLNAGLLVLIWMQLWPGLGSDWMWAPWTGVVVLAAISAFYLRLSRNWFLLAFAGYWAASIIWF, encoded by the coding sequence ATGACATCTTCGGAGAAGAATCCTGCACTGAGCTTTCGGCTCATGCTGCGGACGTTTCTGCGCTGTTATCTCGTGGGAGCGAACTTCAATACCCGGGGCATGCAGAATGTCGGATTGGCCATGATCCTGGAACCGGGGCTGAAAGTGATCCATCCGGATGCCAAGGAACTGCAGAAAGCCCGACGGCGTTCCCTGCAACATTACAATACCCACCCCTTCTGGACGCCATTGCTGGCGGGGATTTTTTTGTCCCTGGAGCGGGATATCTCCCGCGGCATATTGCCGGCACCCATGCTGCAGCGCGTAAAGAACACGACGACCTACACACTCTCGGCACTTGGCGACTCTTTTTTTGGAGGAGGGGTCCTTGTCTTTTGGTCCCTTGTTCTGGTCATGCTCCTCGTAAACGGCTGGGTGGTATTGGCCTGGCTCTGGCTTGCGAGTTGTTTTTTGAGTTTGCAGGTATTCAAGGTGATGACGTTTATCGGCGGATTCCGTGATGGAATCGGTTTTTTGAGTCGACTCAAACGGTGGGACCTGATCAACTGGGGGCAGCGAATCAAGCTGCTCAACGCCGGACTTCTGGTTTTGATCTGGATGCAACTTTGGCCCGGGCTCGGCTCCGACTGGATGTGGGCTCCCTGGACCGGCGTCGTTGTGCTGGCCGCCATTTCGGCATTTTATTTACGTCTGTCTCGAAACTGGTTCCTCCTGGCCTTTGCCGGTTATTGGGCCGCATCGATCATTTGGTTCTGA
- the rsmI gene encoding 16S rRNA (cytidine(1402)-2'-O)-methyltransferase, translating to MPFPFPRLWVVAVTLGNPGDFTPRARQVLQEADLILAEDTRRAGLFFQRHDVAQRGTLRSFFEHNENERIPAVLNALEQGRNVALISDAGTPLIGDPGYRLVRACRNEGYVVTPVPGPCAPVAALSASGLPPSPFSFLGFLPRQTGEQKRLFLTWAEMTTTLVFFERNSRLPATLGVALDCLGPREICVARELTKEHEEFILGRLETHQDMRWDPRGEVTVIIGPPEFSVKTLEEDMDRMLLEEMHSGTPRDVASRIAARTRGWTSKEVYARLISISKANPGSRGT from the coding sequence ATGCCTTTTCCTTTCCCCCGACTGTGGGTCGTGGCCGTAACCCTTGGCAACCCTGGTGACTTCACGCCCAGGGCCAGACAGGTGTTGCAGGAAGCCGACTTGATTCTGGCCGAGGACACCCGGCGGGCCGGACTGTTTTTTCAACGCCACGACGTTGCGCAACGCGGGACGTTGCGCAGTTTTTTTGAGCATAATGAGAATGAGCGCATTCCCGCGGTCTTGAATGCTCTTGAGCAGGGCCGCAATGTGGCTTTGATCTCGGATGCCGGTACGCCGCTCATCGGTGATCCCGGGTATCGCTTGGTGCGGGCTTGCCGCAATGAGGGATACGTCGTCACACCCGTTCCGGGACCTTGCGCGCCGGTTGCCGCTTTGAGCGCTTCCGGTCTCCCTCCATCTCCGTTCTCGTTTCTGGGATTCCTGCCGAGACAAACCGGTGAGCAGAAGCGGTTGTTCCTGACATGGGCCGAAATGACGACCACGCTTGTTTTTTTCGAGCGCAATTCACGCTTGCCCGCGACGCTGGGCGTTGCTCTGGATTGTCTGGGTCCCCGGGAAATCTGTGTCGCTCGCGAATTGACCAAGGAACACGAGGAGTTTATTCTGGGCCGTTTGGAAACGCATCAGGACATGCGATGGGATCCTCGCGGGGAAGTGACGGTCATTATCGGCCCGCCGGAGTTTTCCGTGAAGACACTGGAAGAAGATATGGACCGAATGCTTTTGGAAGAAATGCACAGCGGCACGCCAAGAGATGTGGCTTCCAGAATCGCGGCCCGAACCCGCGGCTGGACCTCCAAAGAGGTCTATGCCCGGCTGATTTCCATCTCCAAAGCCAATCCCGGATCGAGAGGCACATGA
- a CDS encoding YraN family protein codes for MAAGHLKCGHAGEDAAVLFLKELNYQILERNFRCKSGEVDVICLDGEVLVFVEVRTRAARSLSTPAQSVNQAKIAKVARAASFFLSRHDWWEKPCRFDLVAVVHNAQGLRLEHIPDAFSFPPTVGRGRNPWQPW; via the coding sequence GTGGCTGCCGGGCATCTGAAGTGCGGGCATGCCGGTGAGGATGCCGCGGTTCTCTTCCTCAAGGAATTGAATTACCAGATTCTGGAACGCAATTTTCGGTGCAAGTCCGGTGAGGTGGACGTGATCTGCCTGGACGGCGAAGTCCTCGTGTTTGTCGAGGTCCGCACTCGTGCCGCGCGATCCCTTTCCACGCCGGCACAGAGCGTGAATCAGGCCAAGATCGCCAAAGTGGCCCGGGCGGCAAGCTTTTTTCTCAGCCGACATGACTGGTGGGAAAAGCCGTGCCGTTTCGATCTGGTCGCGGTGGTGCATAATGCCCAGGGGCTCAGACTGGAGCACATTCCCGATGCCTTTTCCTTTCCCCCGACTGTGGGTCGTGGCCGTAACCCTTGGCAACCCTGGTGA
- a CDS encoding ribonuclease HII: protein MVGGENLRRIGQVAGLDEAGRGCLAGPVVAAAVILPESYSLPGLTDSKKVRSELRVLLAKAIREQAVAWSVGVAWPREIETLNILRASLRAMCRAVLALKIRPDALIVDGPHKIPLDTPQQAIIKADETIPAVSAASILAKPFRDKLLTSLDRRYPGYDLARHKGYATALHLEALRRLGPSPTHRLTFKGVRVEETHCSRQERQWLPGI from the coding sequence ATGGTGGGCGGAGAAAATCTCCGCCGCATCGGCCAGGTTGCAGGTTTGGACGAGGCCGGCCGGGGTTGCCTGGCCGGCCCTGTCGTGGCCGCGGCGGTGATCCTTCCGGAATCGTATTCATTGCCCGGTCTGACCGATTCCAAGAAGGTCCGCTCTGAACTGCGCGTGCTCTTGGCTAAAGCCATCCGCGAGCAGGCAGTGGCGTGGTCGGTGGGTGTTGCCTGGCCTCGGGAGATCGAGACCCTGAACATTCTTCGCGCCTCGTTGCGGGCCATGTGCCGGGCCGTGCTGGCCTTGAAGATTCGCCCGGACGCCTTGATCGTGGACGGTCCGCACAAAATTCCCCTCGATACTCCCCAGCAGGCAATCATCAAGGCGGATGAAACCATTCCCGCCGTCTCCGCCGCCTCTATTCTGGCAAAACCCTTTCGCGACAAGTTACTGACATCCCTGGATCGGCGTTACCCCGGCTATGATCTGGCCCGCCACAAGGGCTATGCCACGGCGCTGCACCTGGAGGCCTTGCGTCGACTCGGTCCTTCGCCCACGCACCGATTGACCTTCAAGGGCGTTCGCGTTGAGGAGACACACTGTTCACGCCAGGAGCGTCAGTGGCTGCCGGGCATCTGA
- the rplS gene encoding 50S ribosomal protein L19 yields MDVMKKIEYSQMRMDIPSFKAGDTVKVHVRIIEGDKERIQMFQGVVLCRHRGTTDATFTVRKMSDGVGVERIFPLHSPFIERVEVLSEGKVRRSRIFYLRKLRGKASRIKSKNSWDN; encoded by the coding sequence ATGGATGTAATGAAAAAGATTGAATATTCGCAAATGCGCATGGACATCCCGTCCTTCAAGGCCGGGGATACCGTCAAGGTGCATGTCCGGATCATTGAAGGCGACAAGGAACGGATCCAGATGTTCCAGGGCGTGGTCCTCTGTCGGCATCGCGGTACCACCGATGCAACATTCACCGTCCGGAAAATGTCCGACGGCGTCGGGGTGGAGCGTATTTTTCCCCTGCATTCTCCGTTTATCGAGCGTGTAGAAGTTCTCAGCGAAGGCAAGGTCCGACGCAGCCGCATTTTTTACCTGCGCAAGCTCCGGGGCAAGGCCAGCCGGATCAAGTCCAAGAATTCCTGGGACAACTAG